One Ahaetulla prasina isolate Xishuangbanna chromosome 1, ASM2864084v1, whole genome shotgun sequence DNA window includes the following coding sequences:
- the PHOSPHO2 gene encoding pyridoxal phosphate phosphatase PHOSPHO2: MRVLLVFDFDHTVIDENSDTWIVKCAPGSKLPDEIKNSYQKGHWTEYMDRVFRYLGDNGVREEDMKRTMTTIPFTSGMIDLLDFIGKHKGFFDCIIISDSNTVFIDWILKAANVFQLFDEVFTNPASFDSFGYLSVQNCHIHDCTKCPINLCKRKVLEEFLESNLTSRVKYSQIVYIGDGGNDMCPVMCLKKNDVVMPRHGYILEKMISQLAQDLVPLEASVLVWSSGVEILAYLELLIKE; this comes from the coding sequence ATGAGAGTTCTACTGGTTTTTGATTTTGATCATACAGTTATAGATGAGAACAGTGATACCTGGATTGTTAAATGTGCACCGGGTTCAAAACTTCCTGATGAAATAAAAAACTCCTATCAAAAGGGACACTGGACAGAATACATGGACAGAGTTTTTAGATATCTGGGAGATAATGGAGTAAGAGAAGAAGATATGAAAAGGACTATGACAACAATCCCATTTACATCAGGAATGATAGATCTTTTAGATTTTATTGGCAAACACAAAGGCTTTTTTGATTGCATAATTATATCAGATTCCAATACTGTCTTTATTGACTGGATTTTAAAAGCAGCAAATGTTTTTCAACTATTTGATGAAGTGTTTACAAACCCTGCAAGTTTTGATAGCTTTGGCTATCTTTCTGTACAGAATTGTCATATCCATGATTGTACAAAGTGCCCCATAAATTTGTGTAAGAGGAAAGTTTTAGAAGAATTTTTAGAAAGCAATTTAACTTCAAGAGTTAAGTACTCACAAATTGTATATATAGGTGACGGGGGGAATGATATGTGTCCTGTAATGTGTTTAAAAAAGAATGATGTTGTTATGCCACGCCATGGGTATATTTTGGAGAAAATGATTTCTCAATTAGCTCAGGATCTTGTTCCATTGGAAGCATCAGTTCTTGTTTGGTCTTCTGGTGTTGAGATTCTTGCCTACTTAGAATTGCTTATAAAAGAATAG
- the CFAP210 gene encoding cilia- and flagella- associated protein 210: MGAMLRPEVRFGRRKGQMREATPNDDDDVMEGLFLPVGVDLHQITILPKAEWQRIQDSLTARARETARILAEKKARKDLHLKSQALVKNWTHTIAGMSQQKLKAKKMRQQREEEEKRKVDLEEAKYQAQKRKEKIEEAKLQQYFENDRVKSFHRALLYSEVLKERDAQIEFRKQYKNLYKSKNEAIERERLKAVQLQEEKDKMQHMKRLQIANDQLAQIKEHEHLANISKLEEKKQREELQELTKLYHLEMQEKEQAQREQKVKRRNAHLAYVADQVTLKAIEKQKQEEEDERIRTHFKAKQAMDKLKKTKEEELHRLMEEQRERITNRLLARMKKKMGDEDERIAREIAEKEEEEAKEFRAKEEKLQADLKSIAEHRINVIKMKEEKENEERLEGQKTLIGLMEADRIYQELEKDKIHRNYCANLKLQEAHVTQIAEKIARGENEKQQDAEYVRQRELIALCREQEFQKYAKKIIDEQSKTTQNLYPLLKRMHEGIRTFNGPAYSEDQHCGEKQAIQPPYIGETAQEMKLLNEQKYDDTKARLGFTW, encoded by the exons ATGGGCGCGATGCTTCGCCCCGAGGTGCGATTCGGCAGGCGCAAGGGGCAGATGCGAGAGGCTACGC CAAATGATGACGATGATGTGATGGAGGGATTATTTCTTCCAGTGGGAGTAGATCTTCACCAGATAACCATTTTGCCCAAAGCAGAATGGCAAAGAATTCAAGACAGTCTCACTGCTCGTGCAAGAGAAACAGCACGGATTCTTGCTGAAAAGAAAGCACGGAAAGATTTGCACTTAAAATCTCAGGCACTTGTGAAAAATTGGACCCACACTATTGCA GGTATGTCACAACAAAAACTGAAAGCCAAAAAAATGCGGCaacagagagaggaggaagaaaaaagaaaggttgaTCTTGAAGAAGCAAAATACCAAGCGCAGAAGCgaaaagagaaaatagaagaagcCAAATTGCAACAGTATTTTGAAAACGATAGAGTGAAAAGTTTTCAT AGAGCCTTATTATATTCTGAAGTTTTAAAGGAAAGAGACGCTCAGATTGAATTTAGAAAGCAATACAAGAATCTGTACAAAAGCAAGAATGAGGCAATAGAACGTGAACGTCTAAAAGCTGTACAGTtacaagaagaaaaagataaaatgcaGCACATGAAGAGACTGCAAATTGCTAATGATCAACTGGCACA GATAAAGGAACATGAACACTTAGCAAACATAAGCAAGttagaagagaaaaaacaaaggGAAGAACTTCAGGAGTTGACCAAGTTATATCATTTGGAAATGCAGGAAAAAGAGCAAGCACAACGTGAACAAAAGGTTAAACGAAGAAACGCCCATCTG GCATATGTTGCTGACCAGGTAACTCTCAAAGCTATagaaaagcaaaaacaagaagaagaggatgagagAATTCGAACACATTTTAAAGCAAAGCAAGCAATGGataaattgaagaaaacaaaagaagaagagtTACACAG ATTAATGGAAGAGCAAAGGGAGAGGATTACTAACCGTCTTTTAGCACGAATGaaaaagaagatgggtgatgaagATGAGCGTATTGCAAGAGAAATtgcagagaaagaagaagaggaagctaAAGAGTTCCGAGCTAAAGAAGAAAAACTCCAAGCCGATCTGAAATCCATTGCAGAACACAGAATCAACGTG ataaaaatgaaagaagaaaaagaaaatgaggagAGATTGGAAGGTCAAAAAACGCTTATTGGACTGATGGAAGCAGACCGGATCTATCAAGAACTGGAGAAGGATAAGATACATAGAAATTATTGTGCAAACTTAAAATTGCAAGAAGCTCATGTCACCCAGATA GCTGAAAAAATAGCAAGAGGAGAAAATGAGAAGCAGCAAGATGCTGAGTATGTTAGACAGCGAGAACTGATTGCATTATGCAGGGAGCAGGAGTTCCAGAAATATGCAAAGAAAATAATTGATGAACAATCTAAGACTACTCAGAATCTCTACCCACTTCTCAAAAGAATGCATGAAGGCATTCGTACTTTCAATGGCCCAGCTTATAGTGAAGATCAACATTGCGGTGAGAAGCAGGCTATTCAGCCACCCTACATAGGCGAAACAGCTCAAGAAATGAAGCTATTAAATGAACAAAAATATGATGATACTAAAGCACGATTAGGATTTACATGGTAA